The Trypanosoma brucei brucei TREU927 chromosome 2, complete sequence genome has a window encoding:
- a CDS encoding adenylate kinase, putative: MAVLSEDVLLYLKEKNIPMLFEQIVQNIISDAPERPMSYIGDLMRRGIPLQIFIAGPAGSGKRTQCKNIADRLGVVLISSGQVLTRGVESGSETSQLAHSYVSRGERVPDTLVSMIMKDRLSQSDAREKGWLVEGYPRNAQQAQAVEECGVIPQVFILLDLPEDLSFRRLEHRRYDPATNKEYHMLDNPPPAEDVALCERLVQRDADFHESIAKRLAQYYESIEGVKKHLGAVIEVVDARKSVEDVERDILAAVEKHRFR; this comes from the coding sequence ATGGCGGTACTGAGCGAAGATGTCCTCTTATACCTCAAGGAGAAAAACATCCCCATGCTTTTTGAGCAAATCGTTCAGAATATCATTTCCGATGCCCCGGAAAGGCCAATGAGTTACATCGGAGATCTGATGCGCCGCGGCATCCCTTTGCAAATATTCATTGCTGGTCCCGCCGGCAGCGGCAAGCGCACACAATGCAAAAACATCGCGGACCGGCTCGGTGTGGTGTTAATCTCTTCCGGCCAGGTTCTTACTCGCGGCGTGGAAAGTGGCAGCGAGACAAGCCAACTGGCACATTCCTATGTTTCACGTGGTGAGCGGGTGCCGGACACGCTGGTGTCAATGATAATGAAAGACCGATTGTCGCAAAGCGACGCGCGTGAGAAAGGTTGGTTGGTCGAGGGCTACCCACGCAACGCACAACAGGCACAGGCCGTGGAGGAGTGTGGTGTGATACCACAGGTCTTTATACTGTTGGATCTGCCTGAAGATTTGTCCTTCAGGCGCCTTGAGCATCGCCGCTACGACCCCGCCACCAATAAAGAGTACCACATGCTGGATAATCCACCACCGGCGGAGGATGTCGCGTTATGCGAGCGGCTCGTGCAGAGGGATGCAGACTTTCATGAGTCAATCGCGAAGCGCCTGGCACAGTACTACGAAAGCATTGAGGGCGTTAAGAAGCACCTCGGGGCCGTTATTGAAGTAGTGGATGCCAGAAAATCTGTTGAGGATGTTGAGCGGGACATACTTGCCGCGGTGGAGAAGCACCGCTTTCGCTAA
- a CDS encoding tyrosyl-DNA Phosphodiesterase (Tdp1), putative, giving the protein MEETKLCPFWVSRVSGLATESPSALTLSDLLHCNIEDPSEVWTHVVLANYLIDLEWVFDMATCLQLSNCHVMIVSGEEGLAERYAASPLAGLLGKERVEIIKPKLPLPFGVHHGKLILCVNSKGVRISVLTANFIESDWGKKTQGIYVQDFPRLVTSSASSNSMGSLQALRRCRGTRFKEEIKRYLSCIGAISSTTGTNCIPLSLLDEVDYSGACVELVSSVPGCHRNSDAYRFGMGRLQEVLRAMQISSPSGENSPTLVWQFSSQGTLTSNFLRSLERVMTISTDNTPLPDTKSPTVRIIYPTEAEVKGSFEGWHGGLSLPVRLRCCHPYVNERLYRWGQRPYAEGADRGRNRAMPHIKTYMRLTENGDGLKWFMLTSANLSRAAWGEWQKGGTQILIRSYELGVVYGTDSFINPADGGLFSATPSKPIPVPSSIGGDGLVRVKIKTLPSESDRDEPTLFLPYNPLNPQPYVSTLQMQQREHRHTGHSCVSQLSSLDVPWLVDLPHRGKDCLGKEFRDVLEGSNRRGEEPDPLRSGGCCVGALGEKRTNRDA; this is encoded by the coding sequence atggaggaaacaaaGTTATGCCCATTTTGGGTTAGCAGAGTAAGCGGTTTAGCTACCGAGTCGCCGTCAGCCCTGACCCTATCCGATCTGCTACATTGTAATATTGAGGATCCAAGTGAGGTGTGGACGCATGTTGTGTTGGCAAATTACTTGATTGATTTGGAGTGGGTCTTCGATATGGCTACTTGCCTGCAACTCTCAAATTGTCATGTTATGATCGTTTCCGGTGAAGAGGGGTTAGCTGAGAGATATGCGGCGTCGCCTCTCGCTGGGTTACTCGGTAAGGAAAGAGTAGAAATAATTAAACCAAAACTTCCGTTACCATTCGGAGTTCATCATGGAAAATTGATATTGTGCGTAAATTCGAAAGGCGTAAGAATATCGGTGCTTACCGCAAATTTTATCGAGAGTGACTGGGGTAAAAAAACTCAAGGGATATACGTACAGGACTTTCCTCGTTTGGTTACATCATCTGCGAGTAGTAACTCGATGGGATCGTTGCAGGCCCTACGCAGATGCCGGGGAACAAGAttcaaagaggaaataaagcgGTACCTCAGCTGTATCGGTGCTATTTCTTCCACAACTGGGACGAATTGCATTCCACTATCTTTGCTAGATGAAGTTGATTACAgcggtgcgtgtgtggaacttgtttcttctgttccGGGATGCCATCGCAACTCGGACGCCTATCGTTTCGGAATGGGCAGACTGCAGGAGGTCCTACGCGCCATGCAAATAAGCTCGCCGTCTGGTGAAAATTCTCCCACACTTGTATGGCAGTTTAGCTCCCAAGGGACGCTAACTAGCAATTTCCTAAGGTCTTTGGAGCGTGTTATGACTATCAGCACCGATAATACACCACTTCCAGATACGAAATCTCCAACGGTCCGGATCATTTATCCAACAGAAGCTGAAGTGAAGGGTTCGTTTGAGGGGTGGCATGGGGGACTATCGCTACCTGTTAGGCTGCGTTGCTGCCATCCCTACGTTAATGAAAGGCTGTATCGTTGGGGTCAGCGTCCGTACGCTGAGGGTGCTGACCGAGGGAGAAATAGGGCGATGCCCCATATAAAAACTTACATGCGCTTGACAGAAAATGGTGACGGACTGAAGTGGTTCATGCTAACGAGTGCTAATCTGTCGCGGGCCGCTTGGGGGGAATGGCAAAAAGGCGGAACCCAGATCTTGATACGGTCCTATGAACTTGGGGTAGTGTATGGTACCGATTCGTTTATTAACCCTGCGGATGGCGGACTATTCAGCGCGACACCTTCAAAACCGATACCGGTTCCGTCATCCATTGGTGGCGACGGTCTAGTGAGAGTGAAGATAAAAACTCTACCATCTGAATCAGATCGGGACGAACCAACACTCTTCTTGCCTTACAATCCCCTTAATCCTCAACCTTACGTAAGCACACTTCAGATGCAGCAAAGAGAGCATAGACACACCGGCCATAGCTGTGTTTCCCAACTCAGCAGCCTTGATGTGCCCTGGCTAGTCGATCTACCTCATCGTGGGAAGGACTGCTTGGGTAAGGAATTTCGTGATGTGTTGGAAGGTAGCAACCGCCGCGGGGAAGAGCCTGACCCGTTGAGGTCTGGAGGGTGTTGTGTTGGTGCGTTGGGGGAGAAACGAACCAACAGGGATGCGTGA